In the genome of Raphanus sativus cultivar WK10039 chromosome 9, ASM80110v3, whole genome shotgun sequence, the window CATACATCAGTTAAAGGTACTTGCACAGTCTTCATTTCCAACACTTTCCCTAgctatatgaatatatatagttGATATAGAGCTGAAAAACGGTTAAATTAACTTACATTAATCTCACGGTCCTCTCCATCTTTATCAAAGTAAATCAAGTTACCATCTTTAGCGTCATACACATTACCATCTTCATCAACCTTGGCATCACCCAACATCAACAGACACTGATCCCATTCCTTCAATTCTTCCTgagacgaaaaaaaaaaaacatcaattaATCGTTAAACCCTAAAAACCTATTGAACTTTCAATTTAAGCATAAAATTGGGATTTTACGAGGCACTTGGCTGCGAGATAACGGAAACGAAGATCACGGAGGACGATCTTAGAGGCGTTGAGGAGGTGAAAGGCGCGACGGTAATGGCGGCCGAGGAAGAGAGCCTGAGCCTGCATATAGATGTCGGCTGGGTCGTTGGTGAGAGCTGCGACTTTATCGGCGAAGAAGATGGCCGACGAGTACAAGTGCTTGCTGACGCAGTCGCGAACCACGCCTCGGATCTTCTcgatttcttcttctctcattGTTAATTGGGAAAGTTTCATGcgttcactctctctctctctggaggACTCCTCTCTCTGTCACTCTAGTCAGAGAGCACTGCGCAAGGGAGGCGGGACGAAGATAGATCCTCGGCGGGAGAGGCGAGAGCGTATATTATCATTGGGGGCCTTCATGTGATTTTAGGCTTTAGGCCCATTACGTTTACACATGGCCCGGCACAATTATCTTttaaacgatgtcgttttgatCGAATCTTGTTGCCAAGGTACCACCACTACATTCGAATCCTAGTGGCTAGTACTAAACCGAATTGATCCGAGAACTTTCAACCGCCGCCGGGAAAATGTGGAACGTGTAGACACTCTCCTCCTCCTTCGTTCTCTCGCGCGTTGATGTAGCTAGCAACCGTAGTAGATTGATGATACCTTCGCTACTCAAATCCCTTCTTTTCGATCCGTTACCTGCGTTCATGGATGAAGACGGAGAAAAACGTCACCGTTTCAGGAAAAGATCGAGGAGTGAAGTCGATTGGATAAGCAGCTTACCAGACTGCTTGCTATCTCAGATCCTCTCGAATCTCCCCACGAAGGAGGCGGTCAAGACCAGTATCCTCTCCACCAGATGGAGAAACCTCTGGAAACACGTTCCTTCTCTAGATTTAGCCAACTTCGATTTTTCCTTGTATGATCCATACCACCCCGAGTTCGTACCATTCGTCGACAGCTTCCTCGATCTCAATCCGTGCTTACACGAGTTCAAATTGAAGTACGATTCCGACGGAGAGATCGATCATCTCAGCCGTTGGATCAACGCTCTCGTTAAACGTAAAGTGAAACACATCGATGTAACAGACGAATCGGACGTAAGCTTGGATTTCCCGATCATCCCGACGACGCTTCTTTACACGTGCGAGAGTTTAGTATCATTAAAGCTCTCTGGACTAACTTTACCTAATCCAATTCCAAACCTCGTTTCTCTGCCTTGTCTCAAGACTATTTATCTCACTATCGCTAAGTTCGCTGACGAGTTAGCGTTGGAGAGGCTAATCCCGCAATGTCCGGTTCTTGAAAGCTTAGTTATCGATAGGAGTTTCTGCGATGACGTGGAGGTTTTGCGCGTGCGGTCTCCGTCTCTTTTGAGGTTCACTCATCTTTCCGACTGTTCTGAGGGTTTGGATGAGGAGGAGCTCGTGGTTGAGATTGATGCTCCCAGGCTTGAGTTTTTGAAGGTCGCTGATCATCGCGTCGCGAGTTTTGTGCTCAAGGATGTGGCTTCTCTTGTGGAAGCTGATATCGATACTGTGTTTAACTTGATTTGTGATAAGAGTTTCGATCCGAATGATTTACAAAAGAGGAATATGATTCGTGGTTTTCTTGTGGGGATCTCTACAGTTAAAGATATGATCATCGCCTCTAGTACTCTTGAGGTATACATACCTTTGTTGAATTCACTGTTTTGAATATTGTCCATAAACTCTTTTCATGATACTTTTGTCTTCTGTGTGTTGTAGGTCATTTATGATTACTCAAGATGTGAGCCACTGCCCTTATTCAGTAACCTGACCTTCTTGCGTGTTGAGTTCTACGGCTACAGGTGGGAGATGCTGCCAGTCTTTCTCGAGAGCTGTCCGAATCTAAAGTCTCTTGTCGTGGTAAGGATTATTAGCTACTTGCTATCTTAATAAGAGTATATTATATGTTAAACTATCGTTTCATTCTATTTGGTTGTGTGTGTACTTGCAGGGATCTATTAGAGGTCGGGAGAAGGAAGGAGTTAATATCTTGTTCCAACCTCAGTGTTTCCTATCGTCTCTCGAGTATGTTAAGATAGAAAGGCCACTGGAAGGGGAAGCTTTGGAGATGAAGCTAGTGAGTTACTTACTTGGGAACTCGAGGATCCTCAAGAAACTGACCTTATTCTTGGATGTTTCCATAAAGGCAGAAGAATCTGCCGTGCTCAAAGAACTCCTTACCATTCCAAGACTCTCTAGCTCATGCCAGGTTGTTGTTCTCTGATTGATGATCATCACCAAAATGAGCATACAAGTTTCTTTGAGTACTTAGCTAATATTTGAATTATTTCGGGGgtttttcttagtttatgtCTTTATCATGATGACACTTAAGTTTTCAACTTCGTAATGAATCATGTTCATGGGTTAAATCAGTATCACTCCACTGTGTCTAAAGACATGCTTTTGTAGTTGTCCAGATTAgtgattctttctttttgccaaCGTTAATAATATGAACAAAATAAACATAGGGGAGAGATGAAGAGAACAATAAATTTGGGGGACTAAAACGGATAAGAAATTTGCCTTACAGAAATATTGAAGCCCATTATAAGCccaacattttattttaaataaaaaagacaaGAATATAACCGTTGTTTCAATATAGCCGTTGTTGGCTCCTGCTCATCTCTTTAAAAGACAAGGGAGCTTTCAGACAGGACTCTTTTACTACCAACGAGAAAAACATATCTCAGACAGACTCTTTTATTACCAAATAAAAAGACCAGAGAAAGAGTATAAAGAATATTTAGTAGAGAGAGCTAGACATTATGGCGACCAGACTTGGGGGAGCGGCCGGCCAGCCAACCCCAGACCCGCCCCCGCCCCGGGAGAGCGGATCTGCCCGTCCCGGGAGAGCGGGTATATCCGACCCGGGAGAGCGGGTCTGCCCGATCCGGggggattttgaaaaaaattcgaaaatatgaaaatctagttttagtgtatagttttctcgagtactaacataagatgatggttaaaGATAGAACCTCTGTTTATCAGTTTCtctaaataatgaagattttataatgataattccactaatctagtcagtatatgaaattttaaaactaaatattaaaaaattagaatgattcctatacattaattcaaatgtagaatgtggtttgaaatttttaaacaaaagtgaagagtataaacttcactatatagagcatttaccgaaaactcaatatttaaGAAGGGGTATTAACCCACGAATTTTGGAAAAANNNNNNNNNNNNNNNNNNNNNNNNNNNNNNNNNNNNNNNNNNNNNNNNNNNNNNNNNNNNNNNNNNNNNNNNNNNNNNNNNNNNNNNNNNNNNNNNNNNNttttaaacaaaagtgaaaagtataaacttcagtatatagagcatttaccgaaaactcaatatttttagaAGGTGGTCAACCCAcggttttggaaaaatttcaaaaatatgaaaatctggttagTGTATTGTTTCTTCGAGAACTAGCATAAGATGAGGTCAAacagtttagaacctctgttgtctccgtttctttagataatgaagatttttaatGCTAATTCCTCTATTCTAGGCATTATAGAAATTTTAGTCAAACTAAAtagtaaaaaaatgaattattcctatataccatgaaagatagtttagaatacattaattcaaatgtagaatatggtttgaaatttttaaacaaaagtgaaggtataaacttcagtatatagagcatttactgaaactcaatattttagaagAGTATTTACCCACGGATTTcggaaaaatttaaaaatatgaaaatctggttttagtgtatagttctTTCACCACTAATATAAGgatgatcaaagagtttagaacctctgttgccTCCGTTtccctagataatgaagatttttaatGCTAATTCCTTTATTCTAtgcattatatgaaattttagtaaactaaatattaaaaattagaatgatttctatattccatgaaagatagtttagaataaattaattcaaatgtagaatgaggtttgaaatttttaaacaaaagtgaagagtataaacatcagtatatagagcatttacaaaaaaaaactcaatattttagaaaGAGTATTTACCCACggatttttggaaaattttcaaaaatataaaaaatctggtttagtgtatagtttcatcgagaactaacataagatgatggtcaaagatttagaacctctgttgtctccgtttctctagattaTGAAGTttttaatgctaattccactaatctagccattatatgaaattttagtaaactaatattaaaaaattagaattattcctatataccatgaagatagtttagaatacattaattcaaatgtagaatgtggtttaaaatttttaaacaaaagtgaagagtataacttcagtatatagagcatttaccgaaaactcaatatttagaaggtgttaacccacggattttggaaagatttcaaaaatatgaaaatctggttttagtgtatagtttcttcGAGAACtagcataagatgatggtcaaagagtttagaactctgttgtctccgtttctctagataatgaagatttttaatGCTAATTCCTCTATTCTAGGcattatatgaattttataaactatatattaaaaaattagaatgattcctatataccatgaaagatagtttagaatacattaattcaaattcagaatgtggtttgaattttttttttaaaagtgaagAGTGTAAACTTCAGtttatagagcatttaccgaaaaatcaatattttagaaggggttaacccacggattttggaaaaatttcaaaaatatgaaaatctggttttagtgtatagtttcatcgagaactaacataagatgatggtcaaagattttagaacctctgctgtctccgtttctctagataatgaagatttttaatgttaattccactaatctaggcattatatgaaattttagtaaactaaatatttaaaaattagaatgattcttatataccatgagagatagtttagaatacattaattcaaatatagaatatggtttgaaatttttaaacaaaagtgaagagtataaacttcaaaatatagagcatttaccgaaaactcaatattttagaagggggttaacccacaaaatttggaaaattttcaaaaatatgaagatatggttttagtgtatattttctttgagaactaacataagatgatggtcaaagagtttagaacctctgttgtctccgtttctctagataatgaagattttctaatgctaattccactattctaggcattatatgaaattttagtaaactaaatattaaaaaattagaatgattcatatataccatgaatgatagtttagaatacattaattcaaatgtagaatgtggtttgaaatttttaaacaaaagtgaaaagtataaacttcagtatatataacatttaccgagaaatcaatattttagaaggggttgcccacggattttggaaaaatttcaaaaatatgaaaatctgtttttagtgtatagtttcatctagaactaacataagatgatggtcaaagattttagaacctctgttgtctccgtttctctagattttgaagatttttaatgctaattccactaatctaggcattatatgaaattttaataaactaaatattaaaaaattagaatgattcctatataccatgaaagatagtttagaaacattaattcaaatgtagaatgtggtttgaaatttttaaacaaaactaaatagtgtaaacttcaatatatagaacatttacttaaaactcaatattttagaagaggtgttaacccacggattttggaaaaatttcaaaaatatgaaaatctggttttagtgtatattttcttcgAGGACTAATATAacatgatggtcaaagagtttagtacctctgttgtctccgtttctctagataatgaaaattttttaATGGTAGTTCCACTAATCTAGGtgttatatgaaaatttagtaaactaaataataaaaattggaattattcctatataccatgaaagatagtttagaatacattaattcaaatatagaatatggtttgaaatttttaaacaaaagtgaagagtataaacttcaatatatagagcatttaccgaaaattcaatattttagaaggggttaacccacaaattttggaaaattttcaaaaatatgaagatatggttttagtgtatattttcttcgagaactaacataagatgatggtcaaagagtttagaacctttgttgtctctgtttcgctagataatgaagattttctaatgttaattccactattctaggCATTATATGACATTtcagtaaactaaatattaaaaaattagaatgattcttatataccatgaaagatagtttagaatacattaattcaaatttagaatgaggtttaaaatttttaaacaaagtgaagagtataaatttaagtatatagagcatttaccgaaaactcaatattttagaaggggttaacccacggattttggaaaaatttcaaaaatatgaaaatctggttttaatttatagtttcaacgagaactaacataagatgatggtcagagagtttagaacttctgttgtctccgtttctctagattttgaagatttttaatgctaattccactaatctaggtattatatgaaattttagtaaactaaatattaaaaaatagaatgattcccatataccatgaaagatagtttagaatacattaattcaaatgtagaatgtggtttgaaatttttttttttccggctAAAGttctttattaattattgtcCAATTGGACATTGTTATACAAGAAAGGTGGACACGAATGGAACAGGCTCCAATCTGTCGGAGATTGAATAGATTGTCTTGCTAACAAATCGGCACAAGTATTACTACATCTCTTCACATGAACAAATTTTATGGCATTAAAACTTGATTTCCATGCATTAATAGTAGTGATCAGATTCTTGAATCGTGGACCGTCCGCGTCATTGTTGAGATACTGAAGAATACCAAGATTGTCTCCTTCAAAAAAAACTCGTTTGTAGCCTAAAGCTGAGCATGATTGTAGTGACCAAATTAGTGCAGTCAGTTCTGCTTCCATTACCGAGGACCTTCCTTCAAATTTACCCATTCCTGCTTGTAGAAATATACCTTGTTGATTACGAATAATCCAACCCATACCCGAATGTACAGCTCCCTCATGGTGAGAAACATCATAGTTACATTTAATCCATCCTCTTGTTGGTGGTGTCCACTGCGATCTTAAGGATGTACGTGTTGATGTCGTTGATGAAGTTATATTCGTTCCCTTTGTTGCAGATATCCATTCTGAACGTCTTCCCTAGCCTTTATGACAATATCTAAAGGAGAATAAGCTTTATTATTAAATAGAGTATCGTTCCTAGACTTCCATAAACGCCAAACTATCCAAACTGTTAAGAGTCGTTGTTCTTGAGGGACattaatgtggtttgaaatttttaaacaaaactgAAGAGtgtaaacttcaatatatagaacatttactcaaaactcaatattttagaaggggtgttaacccacggattttggaaaaatttcaaaaatatgaaaatctggttttagtgtatattttcttcgAGGACTAATATAacatgatggtcaaagagtttagaacctttgttgtctccgtttctctagataatgaagatttttaatgctaattccactaatctaggcattatatgaaaattagtaaactaaatagtaaaaaattggaattattcctatataccatgaaagatagtttagaatacattatttcaaatgtagaatgtggtttgaaatttttaaacaaaagtgaagagtataaacatcagtatatagagcatttaccgaaaactcaatattttagaagggggttaacccacggattttggaaaattttcaaaaatatgaaaaatctagttttagtgtatagtttcatcgagaactaacataagatgatgatcaaagagtttagaacctctattgtcttcgtttctctagataataaagatttttaatGCTAATTTCACTGATCTAGACactatatgaaattttagtaaactaaatattaaactacagcATATAAAAGTATAActtaattttagaatttttataaaatcaagtAAACTAAAAATGTTACTTAAATCAAAGCACATCTTCAGGTCCAATGATATTAAAGATAATATAATGCATAATTTTAATAACACTCCTGAAAATActgcatatttatttttagatgtACCTAGATTGTAGAgaaaataatttagtttaatatttttgaccaaaatttagtttaatatttctatcatattatttatatattaatttaatactCTTATTTTTGACCTAATATATTacaaagtatatttaattttttcaagaGATATAATCTTCTTTATAATGGGAAGGTTAAATGTTGTGTCAAGTTGTTAAAAAtgatgtattttattatattgatatgtttgaaatatatcataatatccTATAATCTGAACAGATTTTCCTTGAACCATAATTTTAAGTTTATCTACTAAACAGTTACAATCACCATATTCTTGGTTTATAGTTAGCCGATATTTGAATAAGGACTAATAAATAGTAGACTATTATTGGAAAGtatgtaaaaattatattcatatttgtgttcaatttattaaaaagatattttatgatCAAGTTCACGTATTTAGTTTGATTTGTAAAGAAAATCAACTATTATttagtttgatatatatatatactagttgTCTTTCCCGCACATGGgaacttaattattttataaatgtttattaatatatttttttaaatcactaCATTAACTattctttatgtttttagtCGTTTTAATTTTCTTGCATCAAGCATGCAATAAAGTAAGGAGTAAATCTTTTAACTTCGaaaacacaaaattaaaataaaaccaagaaaaaataaattaaaaacaagaatttattataatttaaaataaaaagaaaagaaagctgagacaataacaaaattttgatttgctCAATGATATACTAAGACTTATCTTACTATATATTTCACAAATTTTATTcttcaattaaataaaaataaatagtgatTATCATTAGGTAACCAAAATGTGAtttcaaacaaaactttaaGACATTatgtatttccttttttttttttgaaaatttttaattataactaatttatttattttttataataattgtaTAAATAATTCATTAAAGATAACATGCGGACATAATCTTCTTacaatacttattagtttatgttttattaatttaaatgttattGAATagtttaaatcaaacatcaaattatttatatataatcaaGTTTTCCAtccaaatatatatgtttattatgtgtttaaaattaaaaacactcACATATAAGaactattttacaaaatatatttatacaaatgtttttgtttgatagtatttaattatatatttttatatcttaatattttaatttttataatataaaaattatttccagataataatacaaaatatataagaattatcctaagttttaaatatgtttttattttaacaatttattatactattttataattaattgtctaatataacatataaatctaatattattaatataaaattcgtctttaatttaggtatataataatttatatataaaattcattaagggcaacattttatttaaaatttattatactactttataattaattatctaatttaataGGTAAATCTaatgttattaatataaaattcgtttttaattttattatataataatttatatataaaattcattaagggtaacaTTGTATTTatccactctaacttttaacgtgagatctctattgcgaaaaatcacttcccaaataatagtatagatgttgtTATCTGACATAATTTCAGGGAATATATGTTAAGCGATATTTGAGTAAGATTTGAACAAATTTTCCTGAATATTAATTAACATTATAGTTTTCTAAATCAGgttataatcacaaaaatattgGCTTATAATTAGTCAATTTTAAATGTAGGATAAATCTTGTTTTGGATAAATTAATATACCCATAATTCGagactatatatatagatatatgtaCAACTATATAACtgtttacaattatatttacaactaaatgtatacattttattttaattctctTATGGCAGCTAAAATTGGTCGCACGGCACTGCATATCAAgtttactaggtgttttcctgcaccatgtgcagtaaaaaaaattcaaaatattttttaacagataaatataaattatatttaatttttattaatattataaattttctttttcttatcaatattttaatataaatttgatttaacttaacattaaattaagataaaaacaaatttgtttattttgaattatatttaagaatgtgcatgtatatatttaaaattataatcttaggtagatttttctatctatttattttaattaaatatattaaataaatatgtaaaattgcataattgtcaaaaattaaaattaaacaatatttataaaatctgtggatatatataagaaactattgattttacaatttaatttgattttatgatttagtttttataattttctaaaaatatgtatatatttttgaaatatttttaatttaaattatatttcgaaatttgagatgccataattgaatatatttattttaatgatgatttatgagttattaccatattttaaaaaagtccaaaaatataaatcgacaataaatgtaatatatgagttattatcatattttaaaaagtttaccaaaaatataaattaacattaaatataattgtccatgtcatattaatctataagacatgtcatcaattttagtagccatgtcatattattttttgtgaaaatgattgtagagaaaacatgtggcaaaatcacttctcaaatatagtctaggggataagaaattaaaataacaatattttcaGACAACAATACAATACATAAgaattctcttttttatttctgacaatattaatttataatctaatataacatataaatataatattattaaattaaattcgtttttaaattttaaaattgaaaaaaaaaatttcagatacaacccaaaatatataagaatcatttttattttgacaatattaatttataatgtaatataacatataaatataatattattaaattaaattgtttttaacttttaaaattgaaaaaaaaaatttcagatacAACCCAAAATGTATActgtaagaatatttttttattttgacaatattaatttataatgtaatataacatataaatataatattattaacttaaagttcgtttttaacttttaaattaaaaagtattattttcagataacaacataacatatatataaaaattatatttatacttttcacaatttaattt includes:
- the LOC108826841 gene encoding F-box/FBD/LRR-repeat protein At1g78750-like, which produces MIPSLLKSLLFDPLPAFMDEDGEKRHRFRKRSRSEVDWISSLPDCLLSQILSNLPTKEAVKTSILSTRWRNLWKHVPSLDLANFDFSLYDPYHPEFVPFVDSFLDLNPCLHEFKLKYDSDGEIDHLSRWINALVKRKVKHIDVTDESDVSLDFPIIPTTLLYTCESLVSLKLSGLTLPNPIPNLVSLPCLKTIYLTIAKFADELALERLIPQCPVLESLVIDRSFCDDVEVLRVRSPSLLRFTHLSDCSEGLDEEELVVEIDAPRLEFLKVADHRVASFVLKDVASLVEADIDTVFNLICDKSFDPNDLQKRNMIRGFLVGISTVKDMIIASSTLEVIYDYSRCEPLPLFSNLTFLRVEFYGYRWEMLPVFLESCPNLKSLVVGSIRGREKEGVNILFQPQCFLSSLEYVKIERPLEGEALEMKLVSYLLGNSRILKKLTLFLDVSIKAEESAVLKELLTIPRLSSSCQVVVL